From the genome of Streptomyces sp. NBC_01304:
TCTCGCCGTCGCTCGAGTAGACAGGGACCTGCGTCGAGTCGATGCAGAATTTCCCCGTTCCCGTCGAGCCCGTGAACAGCAGGCTCGCCATCGGCTTGCCCTTGTCGTTGAGGTCCGCCACCGACAACTGCAGGCGACGCGCGACCGCGCCTGTCGCCCAGTCCTGGCTGAACACCTTGGCGTCCAGCTGCTGCTTGATCTTCGCGCCGTCGACCCGGAAGGCGACGTTCACGTTCAGAGACTCCATGAGCACGTCCGAGAGGAGGTCCCGGTCCATCGGCCGGTGCGTCAGGCGGTGCCAGCCGACCATGGAGTCAAGCACGAGGATCGACTTGCGCGGCTGGGCGCTGGCCGGCATGTAGCGCTGGGTGTACTCGTAGATCTGCCGGAAGATGTGGTCGTCGTAGAACTCGCCGGCCACGCCGTACCGTTCGGCCATGCCCTGCAGGATCTTGATGGTCGTCGCCTGGTCCGGCGGGTTGAGGTTGATGCGCTGCAGGCGCTCGACGAGCGGCTGGTTCGGCGAGATGTGCTTGTGGAACTCCTCGTAGGTCGTCGCCGCGATGATCCTGATGCCTCGGGTGCCCGAGGCCGCGAGGACCGGCTTGATCGCCTCAACGGCAGCGTCGGAGAGCTGGATGATCTGGTGGAACTCGTCGATGAAGAGCACCAGTTCGTGCTTCTCGTCCTTGACGAAGTCCTCGGCCTCGTCGAAGAAGCCCTTGAGCTTCGCGGCCATGTTCTCGGCGTTGCCCGCCTCGGAGATCATGCGCGCCGGGTCCACCTCCAGGTAGAGGCGGTCCTCGTCCACCAGCATCGTGGCCTGAACCAGAGCCGTCTTGCCGCTGCCCGCTTCGGCCAGTAGGAGGGCATTGCACAGCTCGGGCCGACTCATGGAGGCCAGCAACTGCATCGTCTCGTGCTCACGGCCGACGATGTCGCGCTCGGCCTTCTTCAGCGGCTCCGAGAGCTTAGACAGGAGGGGGTAGCGCTCATCGAGCTGTGCCTCGTGAAACATGCCGCGCAAGACCTCTCGACTGGACTGAGGGTTCAACTGAAAAATCAGTCAAAATCCTATCATCAATGGAATTCGACAGGTCGATAAATGGGAACACGAGAGGCCCCGGAATGGGATTCCGGGGCCTCTCGTTCCGTGTTCCGGTCGCTGGCGGCTCGCTTACTGGTGAGGCTTGTCTCGGTCTCGGTCTCAGCCGACTGCCGGTTCGTCGACCTCGGCGGCCTGCTCCTGCTTAGCCTCAGGGGTAGGAGTCTGGGTCTCCTTGGTTGCTGCTCGTGCCGTGCGGGCGGCTCGCATGGATGTGAACTGGTTGTCCAGTGTCTTGTCGTCGACCTTGAACTCGGAGGCCTCGACGGACTTGGTGTTGACCACCAGGCCGGTTCCGCGCGTCGCGGGCATCACGTTGCCCTTGAAGCCGTAGACGGTGCCGACCTCGTTGCCGTCCCTGTTCAGGATCGGCTCGGTGTTCGGGCCCGCGGCCTTGATGATCTCCTCCATCTGGCCGGTGGAGTATGGGGCGCCGTTGTTGTAGCTGGCCTTGCCGTCCTTGCCCTGGATCCGGTCGGACTTCAGGTGCAGATTCGTCTGCTCCGGGCCGCGCGGATCTCGGGCGTCGAGCTGGACGTCGGCGTACTGGGACTTGCCGTCCTTGGTGACGCCGTTCTTGTAGACCTTCGCGATGAGGTTGACTCCGGTCATCGAGCCTTTGCCCTTGAGGACTGCCATGGTCTCTTCCTCTGTTTGTTCCGGCGGCCGTCCGGCAAGTCGGCCACGTCAGTCGCATAGTCCGGACAGGATGCTGATCTCCTGTCGAATGCCCTTCACGCTAATACTCCTATAGGGTATTGGGCAAGGCTTGTGACTAGTCTCTCGACTCGCGCTGTATGTCAGTTGAGTAGGAGTGTGGCTGCGAGTCGAATGCCGTTGCGTTGTCCGCCGTGGTCACAGCCTGCTCGACCTGGGCCTGGACCCGCATGGCGAGGCCGGCGTCCAGCGACGAAGCCTGGGACCGCCGCACCGGCTCGGTCTGCTCGCGCTCGGCGCGCAGCTGCGCGATCCGGGAGCGCAGCACGAGCGTGCCGGGTTCCTCGCCTGCCTGGTGAGGCGTCAGCTCCCGGGAGATCCGTGCCATCGCCGCGACATCGTCCACCGGCAGATCGGAAATTGCCGCGGTCTGGCCGGACTGGTCCAGGTAGTCCATCGCCGCCAGCAGCAGCCGCCGGCGTTCCCTGGCCGTCTCGACGAAGGCCTGGCGCGTCTGCGGCCCGATCTCGACGTCGGTGACGAAGTCGAATCCCAGGTGGTGCAGGTCCAGGGCCTTGACCGCGTCGAAGTCAAACGCGGCACCGGTGGCGATGTTGAAGTCCGTGCTGACCGCGTCGGTCCGCGTACCGGCCTGGCCATCGGCGTTCGATCCCACGCGCAGCACCAGGCCGAAGGAAGCGAGATCGTCCCGCAGGCCGTCCACCTTCTGGTCGTACGACTGCTTCATCGTCCGGATACGCGCGTCCAGCACCGCCCGGCCACGCTTGCCCTCAGTCAGGAGCCGGCCGCCAGGCTGGTCGTAGATTGTCCGGCCCAGGTTCTCGGCTTCCTCGGGGTCTTTCATCCGCTGAAGGGAGGCATCCGCGCGCAACGCCATGAGCGAGAGCAGCCGCTGGCCGTAGGTCGCCACGTCCTGCTGCTGCTTGTACCACTGGCCGGCGTCCCCGAGGAAGGGCAGGAAGTGCCGGTACTTGCTCATCAGCTGCCGGTGGTAGTTCTCCTCGAAGCGGTAGAAGTCGTACAGGGGGCGCGAGTCCTCGGCGGCGATCCCGGCCTTTTCGGCCTGTTCCCACTGGCGCACGAGATCGCGGTAGACCGCGGCCTTCTCCCGGCGATGGCGCAGGCGTGAGGCATAGCTGCGCAGCCGGAATCCGAAGGAGACCAAGTCGGCCTCGGCGTTCTCGTCTTCGCCCTGACGGTCCGCGGCGAGCACCGCCATCTGCTGGTAGTCCATCCCCATGACCTCGAGCATCGGCGTGCGCACCCACAGCTCCGGCTCAGGCATGGACCGCAGCATCTGGTAGACGCCGTTGACGGCGCGCTCCATGATCTGCGTACGCCCCTGCTCGACCAGCTTCTGCCATTGCTTAGTGCTCAAAGACTCCTTCGCGCGGCGCTTGTTGGCGTAGTCGACGATGCGTTCCATGGCCTGAGGCATCGGGGACCCGGCACGGTCGAGTTGCTCCATCACGAGCTCGGTCACCAGTTGGTTCGCCTTGCGCATGCGGGCGTCATCCGAACCGGCGCGCCACAAGGCGCGCTCTGCCGGCAGGCAGGCGAGCAGGAACTGCGGCAGGGACTCGGAGCGGATCCGCTCGTGCGCCCACCGCTTGATGAAGGTGGTGACATTGCGCCGCTCGTAACCGACGGCGCTGGAGATATGAGCCACCGCCTGCTTCTCATCGAGCCAGGCGTCAACACCGCGACGGAGCCTGGACTTGTGCCGGTCCAGAAGCTTGCCGCGCTGCGTACCGTTCTTCGTCACCTGGCCCTGGCCGCCGTCGACCATGGCCAGGTGGCAGTGCACATGCTCGGTGTCGACCTGAATGACCCCGACGTAGCGCAGGTCGTCGAAGCCGCTGGTGCCCGAGCCCATCCGCTCCAGACCGTGCATCACCGCCATGCGCAGCTTCATCTGGTCGATGTGGCCGCGGTAGTCGCCGCGGGCTTCACAGTGGAAGTCCTCGTCGACGATCTTGTGCTTGCGCAGGTACTCCTCGTCGAAGGACAGCACCGTCTTGAGGACGGTCTTGCCGTTCTCGAAGTGCTGCTGGATGTCCTTGCCTGCCGCGCGCAGCTGCTCGTCGGAGAGGGAGACCGAGCCGTAGCCGAAGGCCACGCCACCGGCCCCCTGGGCCTGGCGCATCTCATGCTTCGCCGCACGCCGCGAAATACCGGCGCGCTCGACGGCCGACTCTCGCGCCATGTAGCGCATGATGAAGTCGTCAGTGCGCAAGCGCTGGATCGGAGCCAGCGACTCGGTCGCCTGCTCGCGCGCCATGTACCGGGTGACGTAGTCGCCCGGCGTCGCGCCGCGCGATCCCTTGCCGCCGGGCAGCGGCACACTGAACTCGTTGACCACGATGATGTCCTGCTTCAATCCCACCGTCGCCCTCCTTCCTGTCCCGGTACCGATGCACTACGGCCCCGGCTGCTGCTCGCCAGCAACTGGGGCCGCGCTCGCCATGCCCGGTCTGTCCGTCAAGACCCCAGGCTCTGTCCGCCGTCCTCGCCGAAGGCCAGATCGGCTGCGCGCCGGGTCACCTGGTGCTTGAGTTCGTCCAGATCGGGAGCGGGCTTGACCTCACGCGGCCGGGCCTCCTGCTCCTGCTCCTCCAGCTCCGAGAGATCCAGTGACGGGTCGCGCTGCGCCTCACGGGCCGGGACCGGGGGAGCGAGCGGCTCCTCCTGCTCCTCGCCGGTCTGCAAGGCCGGTGCCACGCGTTGTTTGTAGAGGTTCTCCGTGGTGCCCTCAGTGCTCGCGCGCTCGCTCTGGTACTGCTCCCGTTCAGCGGCGATATCCGCCTCGATCTGCCGCAGACGCGCGCTCATACCGTCAGCAACCGGCGCTGCATCAGGCGCGGGCACTGCGACGACCTGCTGGGCCTCGGTGTCCAGGCCCAGCTCGTCCTCGGTGAACAGCGAGTTGATCGCGTCCGCACGTGCCTTCAGCCCGCGCACATCGACCACAGCCTCAGCCCGCGAGGCGCCGTCCTTGGAGTGGTCGGCGAAGTAGCCCGCGAGGTCGTAGCCGCTGGACTCGATATCGATCTCCAGGCCCCCGATGCCGTGGATCTGAGTGAAGACCACGGGCACATCACCTTCCGTCCGCGCTCCCGACGGAGCGAGCACGAGCATGTCCGCGGTGGCCGGCAGCTCCCACTCGATCCCGGTGATCTGCTCAGGCACGGTGAAGCCGCTCGTGAAGTAGCCCTTGCCGGCGAGCACGACCAACTGCTGGTCATCGAACTCGTAGAAGGCGTCCACCTTCTCGCCCTGGCCGGGGGAGTAGGTCACCTGGGAGATACCGAACGGCAGGGCCGCGGCCGGGGTGACCGAGCGCAGCTCGCCCGTCATGTGCAGATAGGGCCGGTAGTTCTCCTCCTTGCCCCGGTGCTTGAGGTCGAGCGATTCGACCATGACACCGAGCTCGGCGGCCACCCCCTCCAGCCGGTACGTCTCCACTCCCCGTTCACGCAGGACACGGTGGGCCCATACGTCGTTCATCGTCAGTCCCGCGGTGCGCATCACTTGCTCCTCTTGCGGCTGGTCTTGCTCCGGTCGCTGGCCCTGGTCGCGGACTTCGGTGTGACGTCGGCCCCGGTCGCCTCGCCCCGGGCGTCCCGGATCTTCGCGGTCATCCGCGTTGCCCAGCGCCACATGCGGCGCATCACGACGAACTCGCCCGCGGCGAGCAGTGCGACCAGGAAGAGGAGCGGCAGCAGCCACATGGCGATGGTGCCGTCCGCGCTGAGTGCACCCCGGGATGCACCTGAGCGCTGGTGCAGCCATGCGCCCAGCAGCGGGATGACGACCGTGGCGGTGATGAACGCCAGCAGGTAGTCGGCGAGAAGGACGATGACCCGGAAGAACCCCGCCCACAGCGCGACGGAGAACCTGCCGGTCTCCTTCTTCGGGGCCAGACGCCGCCATCCGGTGCGCAGCTTCGAATCCGTGTGTTCCTTCACGGGCTTCGCCGTGGTCTTCTTCGCTGTCGCGGCCGTGCTCGTCGGGGCGGTCGTCTCGGTCTTCTCCAGGGTCTGGGTCGGCATGTTCGCGTCCTTACGTCTCGTCGGGGTCTTGTGGGATGCGTGCTGAAGCGGTGGGCGCTGTGCTCACCCGGCCGGCTTGGGGGAGGGCTGTTCCCCGCTGGCGGCGGCGAGGGTGCCGCGAGTTTTGTCGGAGGCCCGATAGGCGTCCAGCGACGTCACCGTGCCGTCGGGAGAGGTGGAGTAGGTGAAGACCGCGAACTCGCTCTTGGCGGCGCTGTTCTGATCCGTTCCGACGTGGACGGGGTCGAGCCGGGCCATCCCCGTGTAGGAGTAGTTCTGGCCCTGCACCCGGCTCACATCGATGTCCAGATCTGCGAGCCTGTACGTCGGCCCGGTGCCCTTCGTGGCTCCGGTTGCCGTCATCCACTGCGGTACGAACTCGGTGAGGACCCGGGACTGGTGGTCGAGGAAGCCGTAGCGCGCGTCGAGCAGTGCCTGCTGCTCCTTGACGGTCCGGGTCGACGCCGAGCTGCCGGTGAGGCTGAGCAGGAGGGACCGGCCCGTCGTCCTGTCACGGTTGACCCGCTCGATGTCCATGCCCGGCAGCTGAACCAGCAGCGCGGTGTGTCGTGTTGCGAGCTGGGCCTGGGCGTTGGCGAGGTTGCCTTCGAGCTTCTGGACGACCGAATCAGCCTGGGTGTCCGATGGTGCAGGACCGTCGCTGAGCAGGCTGGCTCCGAGCGTGGCCACCGAGAGAACGAGCAGCGCCCCGGTGCCGCCGAGCAGGATCTTCCCGGCGCGCTGGCGCAGCGTGTCCCTGATCTCCTCCTTCACGGTGCCTTCACCTCCTGCTTCAAGGCCTCGCCGGTGGCCGTCGTGCCGGTCTGGATGTTCACGAACGCCCGGCGGACCAGGTCGTAATCGGCGCGGGCCCAGGCCAGCACCGCCGGCCTCTCACCCGCACCCGTCCTGGTCTCCATCGCCAGCCAGGTCACCGTGATGGTGCTGTCGTCGTTGACCAGGTGGGGCACCTGGGCGACCCACTTGAAGCCGGAGTCGAAGCTCATCGGGATCCCGGCGCCTGCCGCCACGTCCTTGTCACTGGCGAGGAGGTACCACGGCCCGAGGTCTGGCTGGTGCACCGAGGGGGCGAAGTAGGGGGTGAGGTTGCGCAGTGTCGACTGGGGCGTCGCCATGTCGAGCGTGCCGCCGTCCGCCGCCACACGGGGCGTCAGGTAGCGGTAGTCGTTCTGCAGCTTCGCGACCTGACCAGCGGCTGTCAGGGCCGCGGCCAGACCACGCTCGGCGTCGTCGGCCTTCGGCAGCGCCGCCGTCTTCGCCTCAGCGGTCCTGATCTGCTCCTGCAGAGAGGAGATCTCCGGTGCTGCCGTATCGCTCACCGCGCTGTGACCGCCGGAGAACCCCGCGGAGAGCACGAAGCACACCAGTGCGCCCACCCCCATGCTCACCCCGGCCACGAGGCTGCGCTTGCGCCGTCCACCAGCGGGGTCGGTCTGCTCAGGAGTGTCCGCGCCCTCTCGCGAGGGTGTGGACGTCGCGACGAAGCGCGTCTTGCGCACTGCGCCACCGCCCGACTCGCTGGCCTGTGTCGATGCCATTGGCCCTCAACTCGCCGTTTCACTCGAATACCAGGACGACTCTATCGACAGGATGAGTCAAAAAGGGGGCGGGTATCATTTGGAATGACGGGTATTGCCACTCGCGGGTACGCCGGAGAGTCTCGAGACCTTGCCCTGGGCGTCGACCGTGACGAAGAGCAGCACGTGCCGGTGCGCCGTGACACTGGCTTTGCTCGCCTTGTTCTGGGACACCGCGTCGGAGGTGGCCTCGACGTCGGCCAGGACGGCGTAGCTGTAGATGCCCGCCTTGACGTCGACGACCTCGATGTCCGGATCCGCGCCAAGGGCCGAGTTCAGACCGGCCGTGTCGATGTAGTAGTAACGCCGCCCACGGGAGTCCTCGTTGAACCTCGAGGCAGGCATGAACGACTTCAGGAACGTCTCGTTCTCGGTGAGGCCGAACCGGCTTTTCAGGCTCTCGCGCGCCTCCTCGTAGCTCTGTCCCGAATCCCATGTGAAGGCCGTCGAGAGCAGCGACTTGATGCGCTCACCGTCGGCGCTCAGCCGGCTTTGGCTGACGCCCAGGGCCGCCATGACGTCCGCGTTCACCTGCTCGGCGTTCTTCTTCCGGATACCTGCCACCTGTTCCCCGATGTCCTTGATCTGGGCTTCCTGCTTGCCCAGGGCCGTATGCTGGCTGCTCCAGGTCGCACCGGAAGCCGCCGCGACGACCGTGAGGACCGCTGCCGTCACCAAGGCCGAGCGGTTGTGCCGGAAGAATCCCCGCCGCACGGGTGCTGCCGTCTGCTCCGTCATCGCGTCCCGCCCTTCTTTTGTGTGCCCGCACCGCCGAGCTCAGGGATCTCTGGCCCGGCCGGCATCTTGATCGCGGGGTTCTCGTGCCGAGCCCCGGCGGCGGTCACCACGAGCATCAAGCGGTCGAAGGCCCCCGTCGCGCCGTCGCGCACATAGCGCGCACTCGCCCAGGTGAGCACCTCGCCGCTCTTCGTGTCCCGGCACAGCCAGACGACCTTCGCCTGGTTCGTCGCGCCCGAGCCTCCCTTCACGCCCAGATTGGGCATCACCGTCTCGACCTTCCACGCGTACGTGCTCGGGGCTGCTGCGCTCCGGCCGGCGTAGCGGATGTACCAGGCGTGGCGCGGATCGATCTCG
Proteins encoded in this window:
- the mobL gene encoding relaxase MobL, producing MGLKQDIIVVNEFSVPLPGGKGSRGATPGDYVTRYMAREQATESLAPIQRLRTDDFIMRYMARESAVERAGISRRAAKHEMRQAQGAGGVAFGYGSVSLSDEQLRAAGKDIQQHFENGKTVLKTVLSFDEEYLRKHKIVDEDFHCEARGDYRGHIDQMKLRMAVMHGLERMGSGTSGFDDLRYVGVIQVDTEHVHCHLAMVDGGQGQVTKNGTQRGKLLDRHKSRLRRGVDAWLDEKQAVAHISSAVGYERRNVTTFIKRWAHERIRSESLPQFLLACLPAERALWRAGSDDARMRKANQLVTELVMEQLDRAGSPMPQAMERIVDYANKRRAKESLSTKQWQKLVEQGRTQIMERAVNGVYQMLRSMPEPELWVRTPMLEVMGMDYQQMAVLAADRQGEDENAEADLVSFGFRLRSYASRLRHRREKAAVYRDLVRQWEQAEKAGIAAEDSRPLYDFYRFEENYHRQLMSKYRHFLPFLGDAGQWYKQQQDVATYGQRLLSLMALRADASLQRMKDPEEAENLGRTIYDQPGGRLLTEGKRGRAVLDARIRTMKQSYDQKVDGLRDDLASFGLVLRVGSNADGQAGTRTDAVSTDFNIATGAAFDFDAVKALDLHHLGFDFVTDVEIGPQTRQAFVETARERRRLLLAAMDYLDQSGQTAAISDLPVDDVAAMARISRELTPHQAGEEPGTLVLRSRIAQLRAEREQTEPVRRSQASSLDAGLAMRVQAQVEQAVTTADNATAFDSQPHSYSTDIQRESRD